The region GGAATTATTTGAATTATTAAAAAAAGAAACTAATTATTGATGTTTATTTATTCATTTATAAAATAAAAAGAGGGAATACATGTTAGACGCTGTTAAAGATGCTGTGAGGAAAAGCTCAATTCATGTCTGTATTGTGAATTGTGGGGGATGTAATGGCTGTGATGTGGAAGTTGTTGCATTATTATCTCCAAGATATGATTTGGAACAATATGGTATTTATGTTCAGAATAATCCTCGTGAAGCTGATGTCTTATTGTTAACTGGTGCTGTAACCGAACAATGGATTCATAATCTAAAAAGAGTTTATGATAAAGCTCCAGAACCAAAAATTGTAGTAGCTGTTGGAAATTGCCCCCAATCCGGAGATGTATTTGCCCAAGAAGGAGGCCATGTTCATGCACCTGCATCTAATTTTATCCCAGTTGATGCGGCTATTCCTGGATGTCCACCTAGACCTAGTGAAATTTTAGAAGCTATTCTGTCTGTGGGTCCACAAGCTATTGCAGATCGTGGGAGGGAAGAGAAATGATTGTACCGATTGGTCCTATTCATCCAGCTTTAAAAGAACCTATAAGGCTTAAACTTCAAACTGAGGGTGAAAGAGTTGTTAAAGCAGAAATTGAATATGGGTATGTTCACAGAGGAATCGAAAAAATAATTGAAGGACAAACATGGCAGAAAGGAATTTATCTTTCTGAAAGAGTATGCGGTATTTGTTCATATGAACATACTCAAACATTTGCAGAAACAATTGAAAAGATTTCTAATGTTGATGTTCCACTAAGGGCTCAATTTTTAAGGGTAATTACAAATGAACTAGATAGAATTCAAAGCCATTTGCTTGCTAATTCAACATTTTTCAAATCAATGGATCATGAAACATTATTTATGCATGTTTTGGAATTAAGGGAATATGCAATGGATTCTATTGAATTATTAACTGGAAATAGAGTTAATATGGGTTGGAATGTTGTTGGTGGAGTCAGGATGGATGCTGATGAACGTCACTTCAAACCTATATTGGAAAACCTTAAAAAAATTGAAGAAGGTTTTGACACTACAAGGGCATTGTTTGCCGAAGGTCCTGCTTTAGCATTAAGGTGTAAAGGAATTGGTCACATGAGTAAAAAGGAAGCTATTAAAGGACGTGCTGTCGGTCCTATTGGAAGAGCTTCGGATATTAAAGAAGATTATAGGATTGGCCATTACACTTATGATGATTACTTTGATTTTAAGGTAATTAGAAGAAAAGAGGGAGATAACTACGCAAGAACATTAACTAGATTTGATGAAATTCCAGAATCTATAAGTTTGATCAGACAAGCAATTGAAAACATGCCTAAGGGTGAGATTCGTACTCCTGCTGATTTGAAATCTGGTTATGCAATGAATAAAAATGAAGCTCCCCGTGGTGAAGTTACATACATGATTGAAACTAATGGTAATTTAATTAAGCATATTTCTATTAGAACTCCAAGTATTGCAAATATGGATTCATGTGCAAAATACATGATTCGGGATGTTCCAACTGTTGCAGATGCGGTTTCAACTTATGCATCATGTGATCCTTGTGTTGCTTGTGCTGAAAGAGTAGCTATTACTAATGAACATGGAAAAACAGAACTTAAAAATATTTATGAGGTGATATAGGTGTCATCTCTAATGTGGTATATCTTTGATTTTGCAAGAAAAGCATGGGCTGATGCATTCACTAATGCAAAAACTAATCCTGAGATTGCAGAAAAACCAGAAAGATTTAGAGATTTTCCTAAAGTAAATAAGGAATATTGTATAGGTTGTGGAGCATGTACTGTTTCATGCCCTTCTCCAAACGCAATTAAAATTGTAAGGGAAAAAGATGATGAAACAGGTGAAGGTTCAACATATCCAGTTATTACTCCGGGTGCATGTATCCGTTGTGGTTTTTGTGCAGAAGTATGTCCAACAGAACCGAAAACATTGGAATGTGGTTTAAATCATTTGATTTTACCTGAATTTAATCTTATTCCGTCAAAAAGACAATTCATTGTTGATGATTATTTATGCATTAAATGTAAAAAGTGTATTAAAAAATGTCCTGTTGAAGCAATAAGTCTTATTGATGGTAATGTTGTAGTTGATCAACTTAAGTGTATTTCTTGCGGGGAATGTCTAGAGGTATGTCCGGTTAATGGTGCAATGAAGGGTGTTTTTGTTGATAACTTACAAGATCAGAAAGAATTAATTTTATTGACTGTAAATTATCTTGAAGAGTTTATTAATAGTAAAGAAGAGGATTTAAGATCATTAGATCATAATGGTCTTTTACAATATGATGTGCCGCTTTCCAACATTTGGGATGAAGCATTGAAAATAATTCCTGATGAAGAAATATCACTTGAAATCATTACTAATGCTGTTAACAGACTTAAAGTTAGAATTATTGATTGGGATAAATCAAAATGTAAAAAATGCCAGTTATGCATACCTGATTGTCCAACTGGTTGTATTTCATTTGATGAAATTAATGATACAATTGTAAGGGATAAAGATAGATGTTTAAGATGTAGTATCTGTTATCAGACCTGTCCATTTTCAGTTATTAAATATTTCATAGCTAAATTCGCCTTTGATGATGGTGAAAATATTCATGTTACTGTTAAAGCATCTAATTTAAATGAGGATATTGTGGAGTGAGCGTTATGATTGATAGTTATACTAAAACACCAAGACCATTAAGACATGTTGATGTTGAGTATTTAATAGATCAAACAAAATGTGCTAATTGTAAAGATAAACCTTGTCTTGAATCCTGTCCTATTGATGCTATCTATTTGGATAATGAAGAAGGTCTTATTAAAATAAAAAGTACTTGTTTTGGTTGTGTATTGTGCCGTAATGCTTGTCCATATGATGCTATTTCACTTGAAGTACATATGGATTCACCTATAAAAGAAAATGTTCCAAATATTAATGTAAAATTATGTAAAGCATGTGGGGCCTGTGTTCAAGCATGTAAAAAAGGTTCAATTCATATTGTTTCAGATGGAAAACAACCTCCTCATAGTGAAATTGATAAAGATACTTGTGTGCGTTGCGGATACTGTTTTAGAGTGTGTCCGACTGATGCGATTAAATATGGTCAATTACTTCCTAAAACAGTTAAAGGAGGTAAGGCAGTTGTTGTTAACCAGGATAATTGTATTGGTTGCATGACTTGTATAAGAGTTTGTCCATCAATGGGAGCTCTTAATGTTGCTAGAACTAACAAATTGCCTTATATTAATCCGGGATATTGTGCAAGGTGTGAGGAATGTATGCATTCTTGCCCATCAGGAGCTATTAAATATTCTTCACGTAAAAAAGCTTATAAGATGTACAGTGAGATAAAATCTTTTGATATTGTATCTGAAATTGTTGATCATGATATTAAAATACTTTCACTTGATTTGATCAGTTTAAATAAAGTTTTACAAAAAGTAGGCAAATCAATAGCTTTAGAATTTAATGACCAAAACTTTGAAAATTTCATTGAGTATAAAGTAAATGATTTAATGGAGAGGGAATTGAGTATTAGTCTTAATTCCAATATTGAAGTTGGAGAATTTACAAAACTTGTCGGATCTTATTTAATGGATAGGAATATTGAAATTTATAATAATAAATGTATTGCTTGTGGAGATTGTTATAATGTATGTCCGGTTGGTGCAATTGAGCTAAATGGTCCAAATCCAATCTCCATTTCAGATAATTGTATTTATTGCGGAAAATGTGTTGAACAATGTAAATTTGATGCGATAGGTGCTTATGATGATTATTTCTATAGTAAAGATACTGATTTGTATTATGCCAGATCTTATTTACGTGGTCAAAGATTAGGGGATTTTACACTTTCGAATTCAAAATGTCAGGCATGTGCAATTTGTGTGAATAATTGCCCAACTGGTGCATTAACATTAGGTGATGATATTATTGAGTTTGATGATGAAAAATGTATTTATTGTAGAAATTGTGAGGCAATATGTCCTCTTGACGCAATTAGGATAGTTAACTTTAGGTGATTTGATGTTTGAAAAATCATTTATCACGGATTGCGAAGGCCCACTGACTTTAAATGATAATGCATTTGAATTGGCAGCCAATTTTATTGAAAATGGTGGGAAATTATTTAAAATACTTAGTTTATATGATGATTATTTGGTAGATATTGTTAAAAAAGAAAATTATAAGGCAGGTAATACTTTAAAATTAATTTTACCATTTTTTATTGCTGAAAATTTGAAAAATGATGATTTAATTGATTTTTCACAAAAACATATTTATTCAGTTGAGGATTCAAAATTCCTTTTAACTTATTTGCAAAAAGTAATGAATACATATATAGTTAGTACTAGTTATGGTCAATATATTGAAGCAATATCTAATTATATGAATTTACCTTTTAAGAATACATTTTACACAAAGGTAAATCTAGATAACATTACACCAACTGTCCAGGAAATCAATAAAATTAATGAATTCAAACAGTTGATTTTAGAAAATCCAAAAGATTATGATCTATTTGATGATATTTTCTTCTCACGAATTACAAAAATGGACATCTATGAAAAAATCAAAAATGTGGAAGTAGTCGGTGGGCAAGGAAAAAAATTAGCTATTGACCAAATCATTGAAAGAGATAATATCGATAAGGATGAAATTTTCTATATTGGGGACAGTATCACAGACGTGGAACCTTTAGATTTTGCTTGTATAAACAATGGAATCAGTGTATCATTTAATGGTAAT is a window of Methanobrevibacter gottschalkii DSM 11977 DNA encoding:
- a CDS encoding NADH-quinone oxidoreductase subunit B family protein, whose amino-acid sequence is MLDAVKDAVRKSSIHVCIVNCGGCNGCDVEVVALLSPRYDLEQYGIYVQNNPREADVLLLTGAVTEQWIHNLKRVYDKAPEPKIVVAVGNCPQSGDVFAQEGGHVHAPASNFIPVDAAIPGCPPRPSEILEAILSVGPQAIADRGREEK
- a CDS encoding 4Fe-4S binding protein translates to MSSLMWYIFDFARKAWADAFTNAKTNPEIAEKPERFRDFPKVNKEYCIGCGACTVSCPSPNAIKIVREKDDETGEGSTYPVITPGACIRCGFCAEVCPTEPKTLECGLNHLILPEFNLIPSKRQFIVDDYLCIKCKKCIKKCPVEAISLIDGNVVVDQLKCISCGECLEVCPVNGAMKGVFVDNLQDQKELILLTVNYLEEFINSKEEDLRSLDHNGLLQYDVPLSNIWDEALKIIPDEEISLEIITNAVNRLKVRIIDWDKSKCKKCQLCIPDCPTGCISFDEINDTIVRDKDRCLRCSICYQTCPFSVIKYFIAKFAFDDGENIHVTVKASNLNEDIVE
- a CDS encoding hydrogenase large subunit: MIVPIGPIHPALKEPIRLKLQTEGERVVKAEIEYGYVHRGIEKIIEGQTWQKGIYLSERVCGICSYEHTQTFAETIEKISNVDVPLRAQFLRVITNELDRIQSHLLANSTFFKSMDHETLFMHVLELREYAMDSIELLTGNRVNMGWNVVGGVRMDADERHFKPILENLKKIEEGFDTTRALFAEGPALALRCKGIGHMSKKEAIKGRAVGPIGRASDIKEDYRIGHYTYDDYFDFKVIRRKEGDNYARTLTRFDEIPESISLIRQAIENMPKGEIRTPADLKSGYAMNKNEAPRGEVTYMIETNGNLIKHISIRTPSIANMDSCAKYMIRDVPTVADAVSTYASCDPCVACAERVAITNEHGKTELKNIYEVI
- a CDS encoding 4Fe-4S binding protein → MSVMIDSYTKTPRPLRHVDVEYLIDQTKCANCKDKPCLESCPIDAIYLDNEEGLIKIKSTCFGCVLCRNACPYDAISLEVHMDSPIKENVPNINVKLCKACGACVQACKKGSIHIVSDGKQPPHSEIDKDTCVRCGYCFRVCPTDAIKYGQLLPKTVKGGKAVVVNQDNCIGCMTCIRVCPSMGALNVARTNKLPYINPGYCARCEECMHSCPSGAIKYSSRKKAYKMYSEIKSFDIVSEIVDHDIKILSLDLISLNKVLQKVGKSIALEFNDQNFENFIEYKVNDLMERELSISLNSNIEVGEFTKLVGSYLMDRNIEIYNNKCIACGDCYNVCPVGAIELNGPNPISISDNCIYCGKCVEQCKFDAIGAYDDYFYSKDTDLYYARSYLRGQRLGDFTLSNSKCQACAICVNNCPTGALTLGDDIIEFDDEKCIYCRNCEAICPLDAIRIVNFR